A segment of the Candidatus Cloacimonadota bacterium genome:
ACCACTTTCCAATCTGGATGCAAAACTCAGGGTTCAAATGAGGGCTGAAATTATTAAACTTCATAAAAAATTAAAAACTACAATTATATATGTAACACATGACCAAGTAGAAGCTATGACAATGGGTAATAAAATAGTTGTTATGAAAGATGGTATGGTTCAACAAATCAATTCTCCAATTAATATATATAATCATCCAAGCAACAAATTCGTAGCAGGATTTATTGGAAGTCCAGCAATAAATTTCTTTGAGGGAAAACTTAGAAGAGATAATACAAGATTATATTTTGAGAATGAAGGCTTATCACTTCATATTCCAAACGAGTTTGAAAAACTTCTAAATGGCTATGAGAATAATGAGATAATTATAGGTATTAGGCCGGAAGATATATATCATAAATCGTATTCTGCAAATGCAGAAATACCAGCAGAAATAAAAGCTTTGGTTGAAGTGGTTGAGCCTCTTGGCTCTGAATATGTTGTTAGTTTCTTAATAGGAAAGAAAACCTTTATTGCCCGTCTTGAGCCAAAAGAAGAACCTAAAATGGGAAACAAAATGGATGTAATAATTGATATGAAGAAGGTTCACTTTTTTGACCCTAAAACCGAAATTACACTTGTGTAATAAAATTAGAAACTATTTTAGCCACCTTTTCAATAAATATTTTATCATCATTTGTGAATGGAGATACAGAATGTGAGTCAATATCAATTTCTCCAACTATCTCTATGTTTTTAAAAATTGGAACTACAATTTCAGATCTTACATCTATATTACAAGACAAATAATTTTTTTCTTGTGATACATCCTGCACAGTCATTGTTTTCTTTTGTTCAGCAACCTGTCCACATACTCCTTCACCAAAGGCTATTCTTACATGTTCAGTGGGCGTTCCAACAAACGGTCCTAAAATAAGTTCATCTCTCTTAGATTTGTCTACCAAATAAAATCCTACCCAGTCGTAATAAGAAACAGCATCGTAAAGTAATTTACAAATATTTTCCAGCTTATCATTTAGTGATATCTGGTTATTAGAGACTTTTTTGATTTGTCTGAGGGTTAAATCATACCCGATTGAATTAGGTAATGGTGCTGTTTCTTTCCTCATTTTCATCATCAAGATTTTCCAGTAAATATTGTTGAATTACTTTAGCTCTCTTTGATAATTCAATAAAAAACTCTGTTGCTTTTAAATCTCCATTATATTTTAGCTTCTTTTGGAAGTCTAAAGTAAAAATTTGATATTCCTGCAATTTTTCAATCAATAATTTTTCAATTTCCGATGGATTTTTAATCGTTTTTAAAGCATTTTTCAAGTCTAACGCAAAGGGTTTTATTAGCTTTATTATAAAGTTATAAAAATCATTATAATTTACAGTATTATTATTCTTAATTAATTTTCCTGCGCTTTCTTCTAAAATATGAGAATATATTTCAATTGCTTTTTTACTTTTATTGAAAATATTTGATACACTAACTTTTCCCTTTTCTATTTCTTTTAAATAACCAATAGCGAATTTTTTGGACGGTCGAGCCTCTAAACCGGCTTGTAAATCTTTTTGTTCATTTTATATGAGACATACTTTTCAATCTCTTTAAAATTATTTTGTTTATTTCGTTGTATACCTCCATCTGGGTCTAAAATATAAAAAATATCACCCTCATTTTTATAGATAATTACTGCGTGACCTGAAATATTTTTATCTTGAGCATATCCAGGAGAAGGCAAAAAGCCTTTTGCAATACCCGTCATAAATGGAATATCATTTTTTAAAAGATTTTCTACAAATATTAAATAGTCTTCATAATCTTTAAATTCATTATGAACAAATTCCAATCCATGTTTATTAGTCCCGATGGTAATCGGGAAGAATTTCTTCGTTCTGCATTAAAACACCAGCTCCAAATGCCTTAAATTCTTCATTATATTCTACAAGACAAGGCATTTTTGATTCATAAATTATTTCTGAATCCTCTTTTTCAATTTTATATTGACTCAATAACATTACTAAACAAGCTGGAACACAAGCATTGTTAATATGTTGTTGTTTCCATTTTATATCCAAATTTCTCTCCGTAATTTTTCTGTTGCCACTAACGGCTCTGTGCAACGCACTTAAAGCGTTGGCACATTGTTATGCTAAGTGGGTCGCTTAGATGCATTTTTATACTCTTCTAACAAAGACGCTATCAATTCTTTAACAGAGACAATTTTATCAACTCTATAGGCATTAGCTGCTGCAAAAGCAAATCCTCTTTCAAGATCTCCCTTTTTGGCATTAGTTAATGCAAGTGCAATACAGTATGGTGTATTTTTGAAGTCACAGGTTTTGAGACACTGCCATGGACATTTAAATGGCTTTTTTATTCCTCTTGAGACATCATCAAGAAACTGATTTTTTATCGCTCTTCCCGGTAATCCAACAGGACTCTCAATTATGATGATATCTTTTTTTTTGCATTTTATATATGCCTCTTTAAACTTTATGTCTGCGTCACACTCGTGAGTCGCAACAAATCTGGTTGCTATCTGCACTCCTTGTGCTCCTAACTGGATAAATTTATGAATATCCGCACCTGTATATATGCCTCCTGCAGCAATAACTGGAATATCTTTATTAAATTGTTGCTCAAAAGTTTTTATTACTGAAATAACATCAGGGAATATTTTTTCTAAAGAATAATCAGGATTATTTATTTGCTCCTTTTTGAAACCGAGATGTCCACCAGCTAATGGACCCTCAACAACCACAGCGGCAGGTACATTATTGTAGTGTTTTGCCCAATATTGAAATATAATTTTAGCCGCTCTTGCCGAAGATACTATAGGAATAACTTTGGTTATAACTTTCGTCAATCTGCCCGACAGCGATATTTTTGGAAACCTTAGTGGAAGTCCTGCACCAACAAAAAGTAAATCTGCACCTTCATCTAACGCAACCTGTATATGATCATCAAAATCTGAAAGGGCTACCATTATATTTACACCGATAATGCCCGTTGTTATCTTCTTTGCCTTTCTTATTTCTTTGCGCAAGGCTCTTTTGTTTGCTTCGTTGAAATTTGTGCTGAAATCAGGTTCAAGCATACCAATGCCAGCAGAAGAAATAACTCCAATACCGCCCTCATTTGCAACAGCTGAGGCTAAACCTGATAAAGAAACTCCAACCCCCATTCCTCCTTGAATTATAGGAATTTTTGCTGTCAAATCTCCTATTTTTAATTCTTTTAGATTATCATTACTCATAAACAATATCCTTTATCTATTTCGTATAACGTTTCGCGTGTGCGGCGGGATCGGAACGATCACGACCGAACAAACCGACCAAACCTGAATTGGAACGATTCAGGCAAAGAACACTGACCAGCCTACCCGCTGACACGTTTGTTATGCCCATTTTATTCATTAGAATTTATATTTTTTTTAGTATTTGGAAAAAAGCAGAACTTAATCCCCGATATTCATCAAATTCTAATCTGTCATATTTATCTGCTATATTCTTTAATTTCTTATATAGTTTTCTGTCATTTATTTCCTTAGATAATGTTAAAATCCACATTATAAAATATATAAGTCCTAAAAATCCAGATATGCTCAATATGACATAGTTAATTTCCTTTTTTTGTATAACTAAATTGTTAGATGATATTTTTGAATATTAACTGGCATCGAGAATCAATATATTATTTCCTTTTTGATTTACTAATTCAATTGTTTTGTCATCAGTAGCTTTCAATTTTGCTATATTTAATGTTGAATCTATAAGAACCTCTTGATATATTTCATATTTTGGAAAAACAAATTGTCCTGCTGAAAAATAAAAACCAACATATACGATACTTAATAGAATTAATGAAAAAAATAATAAACCACCAATTGGCATTGGGCTTGGAACTGATTCTTCACTATTTACTGATTTTAGGTTTGTTATTCTATGTTTAAATTCTAAATTATTAAGTAGATTTCTTCTCAAATCAATTTCAGTATCAATTTCATCATCTTTTTTATCAGAATTGAATTCAATCAAGCAATCAATAGAAAAAAATTCTCTTTCTTTTAAAAGATCCCAGTTGAATTGTAAACTATTCTCAACTTTTTTTACATTTACCACAAGTCCATCCGAAGAATCAATAACTTTATAATTTATCCAGGAATAATTATCTGGTAATGTAAGAGTTAATGGTTTATGAACTATTGCTTTGTCAATATCCGCATTACCATTATTAAATATTGTTCCTTTTAGTAAGATTAAATTTTCGCCAATAATATTTCCTTGATATTTAATTTCAATATCATCCAGGTTTTTCACAATGGCTTTAAATAATGAGATACAAGAATGTTTTAAAAAAGTTAATTGAGTTTTATTCTTTTGTTTTAATGTGTATTTCACTCCAATGATACCAATAATAATTGTAATGATAACACCAACAGCGGCTAATATATTATTTATCATATAATCTCCTTTTGAATCCCAGTATTATAATTTACTACAAATGGGCATAACATGCGTACACACGCCCTGCACTTTGTTGTACATAACTAACCTTTAGTTACATCGATTTGTTGCATTATAACCTCAATATTAGTCATCGTTTTCTACGAGCAAAAAATCCAATACATTCCTAATATTATTTGTTACATGAGTATTTATCCCGTAGGGTGTATATCCAATGGGGTAAATTCCCGTTGCCTGCCCCGTAAAACGATTAGATTGTATCGGGGTTCTGGAACTTTTATGTCCCAATAAATGAGTTACAAAACTAACTGTAACTTCCTTTCCCGCATTTAATAAAACCTCTTCACATTTTATTTTATTCATTAAATCCCTAATCAGAAAAAGTAAGTATTTATAATCTTTGTCAAACAAAATATCAGTCGCGGTCAGTCTCCCCAACAAGTCAGGAAGCCCCGACAGGCGCCCAGCCCGTCTAGTCGCCTGTCTCCCGATACATCGGGAGCCAAGACGGGCCGAGACTGAACGGAAAAGTGCTGCACTTATTACTTGAATTTAAGATTTTATTAAATTAATTTTTTCAACCTTTCAATTGCCGCGTTCATATCTTTTACATTTTTTAAGGCATTAATAATTTGAGTTTTTGTGAAAGCTCTCTCATCTCTCAATTGGTTTGCAATTTTAATAATAATGCCGAATTTATTATCTGGTTTTAAACCAAGCTCAATCAAATCCCTCCCAGCAATTATATCCTCTGGTTTTGACCTTTCTATTTCCAAAAATTTTGCTCTATCTAAAATCTTTTTCCCTATTGGAGAATATTCCTGAAAATTGATATATTCAAAATCAATTTTATCAACATTAATTTTTTTACACCCATACTTAATATTCAACAATAAAACAAATTCATAAATAGTTGCAGGATATAATTCTGTTGCCAATTCTCTTAATTTACCATCTGTAAGTTTTTCAAACACATTTTGCTTATTCTTGCCCATTTCTATAAATTTCCAAAAATATGCAATTAATTTCAAAGCCCTAATTCTTGTATCCTTATCAACTCCAATTGATGAAAGAAACTTTCTTACAGTTTTCTCTTTATGCAAATAGCAAAACGAGATAAGCATTATTACAAAAGCATCCTTTTCATCCAAATTCTCTTTACGAATAATTTGTGCAGCGGCATCAACTGAAATTATGGTGATAGCCCAAATATCTTCTGACCAGTCTCCCGATATATCGGGAGCCCCGACAGGAGATTTGGATTCAGACACAATCTTTATTTTTTCAAAAGTATAAAATTCAGGATGAAGTTGTTTAAAAACGCCTAAT
Coding sequences within it:
- a CDS encoding nitronate monooxygenase is translated as MSNDNLKELKIGDLTAKIPIIQGGMGVGVSLSGLASAVANEGGIGVISSAGIGMLEPDFSTNFNEANKRALRKEIRKAKKITTGIIGVNIMVALSDFDDHIQVALDEGADLLFVGAGLPLRFPKISLSGRLTKVITKVIPIVSSARAAKIIFQYWAKHYNNVPAAVVVEGPLAGGHLGFKKEQINNPDYSLEKIFPDVISVIKTFEQQFNKDIPVIAAGGIYTGADIHKFIQLGAQGVQIATRFVATHECDADIKFKEAYIKCKKKDIIIIESPVGLPGRAIKNQFLDDVSRGIKKPFKCPWQCLKTCDFKNTPYCIALALTNAKKGDLERGFAFAAANAYRVDKIVSVKELIASLLEEYKNASKRPT
- the ugpC gene encoding sn-glycerol-3-phosphate ABC transporter ATP-binding protein UgpC, producing the protein MAKVLIENITKIYDNSVEAVKDVNLTAEDKEFVVLVGPSGCGKTTTLRMIAGLEEITKGKIYIGNKFVNNILPKDRDIAMVFQNYALYPHMSVYQNMAFGLKLRKTPKEEIHKRVKTTAELLGIQELLNRKPKQLSGGQRQRVALGRSIVRKPKVFLFDEPLSNLDAKLRVQMRAEIIKLHKKLKTTIIYVTHDQVEAMTMGNKIVVMKDGMVQQINSPINIYNHPSNKFVAGFIGSPAINFFEGKLRRDNTRLYFENEGLSLHIPNEFEKLLNGYENNEIIIGIRPEDIYHKSYSANAEIPAEIKALVEVVEPLGSEYVVSFLIGKKTFIARLEPKEEPKMGNKMDVIIDMKKVHFFDPKTEITLV
- a CDS encoding GAF domain-containing protein; amino-acid sequence: MRKETAPLPNSIGYDLTLRQIKKVSNNQISLNDKLENICKLLYDAVSYYDWVGFYLVDKSKRDELILGPFVGTPTEHVRIAFGEGVCGQVAEQKKTMTVQDVSQEKNYLSCNIDVRSEIVVPIFKNIEIVGEIDIDSHSVSPFTNDDKIFIEKVAKIVSNFITQV